A genome region from Chengkuizengella sp. SCS-71B includes the following:
- a CDS encoding TetR/AcrR family transcriptional regulator — MSNTKERIVNASLELFAEQGYQLTTVKMIAKKVGVNELTIYRHFGSKDKILENVLSVVSIIQPNISNYLKNDVVYDLKTDLLNVAKIFVKINEDYYYFMKFLLRADTNRILPNRELEIKELFDDYFLVMKKLGKIVSIDHKSLTLLYFSTLQGAFLLKEQYKEEGIFLEPTWSSYIETVVKVLLKGLEVE, encoded by the coding sequence ATGAGCAATACAAAAGAGAGAATAGTTAACGCCAGTTTGGAACTGTTCGCAGAACAAGGTTACCAACTAACAACGGTGAAAATGATAGCTAAAAAAGTAGGTGTCAATGAGTTAACAATTTATCGTCATTTCGGATCTAAAGATAAAATACTTGAAAACGTTTTAAGTGTAGTTTCAATTATACAGCCTAATATATCTAATTATTTAAAAAATGATGTCGTCTATGATTTAAAGACAGATTTGCTCAATGTAGCAAAAATATTTGTAAAAATTAATGAAGATTATTATTATTTTATGAAATTTTTATTAAGAGCAGATACAAATCGGATTTTGCCAAATAGAGAATTAGAAATTAAAGAGTTATTTGATGATTATTTTCTTGTAATGAAAAAATTAGGGAAAATAGTTTCAATAGATCATAAATCATTAACCTTATTGTATTTTTCGACCTTGCAAGGTGCATTTTTACTTAAAGAACAATATAAAGAAGAGGGTATATTTTTAGAGCCAACGTGGAGCTCTTATATTGAAACAGTTGTAAAAGTATTGTTAAAAGGATTGGAAGTTGAGTAG
- the xylA gene encoding xylose isomerase: MSIFNNVDKIQFEGTDSKNPFAFKHYNATEIVLGKTMEEHLRFACSYWHTFTGTGADSFGAQTMLRPWNTQSGVSLAKARVEAAFEFFEKLGMPYFCFHDRDIAPEGNSLKETNEILDKIVNEIQDQMKTSKVKLLWNTANMFTNPRFVHGAATTNNADVYAYAAAQVKKGLETAVQLGSENYVFWGGREGYESLLYTDMEFELDNLARFYHMAIDYAKEIGFTGQFLIEPKPKEPTKHQYDFDAATTIAFLQRYDLHHYFKLNLEANHATLAGHTFEHELRVARINGMLGSIDANQGDLLLGWDTDEFPTDLYSVTLAMYEILKNGGLGSGGVNFDAKVRRASIDPEDLFYAHIAGMDSFARGLKSAGKLLEDRVLDGVIENRYDSFKSGIGLDVVSGKANFHTLEQYALQNNEIRNKSGRLEQLRSILNEYIF; the protein is encoded by the coding sequence ATGAGTATATTTAATAACGTAGACAAAATTCAGTTTGAAGGAACAGATTCCAAAAACCCATTTGCTTTTAAACACTATAATGCTACTGAAATTGTGTTAGGCAAAACAATGGAAGAACATTTAAGATTTGCATGTTCCTATTGGCATACGTTTACAGGAACAGGAGCAGATTCGTTTGGTGCTCAAACGATGCTTCGTCCTTGGAATACTCAAAGTGGAGTGAGTTTGGCAAAGGCAAGAGTAGAAGCAGCGTTTGAGTTTTTCGAAAAATTAGGGATGCCTTATTTCTGTTTTCATGATCGAGATATTGCACCAGAAGGAAATAGTTTAAAGGAAACAAACGAGATTTTAGATAAAATCGTGAATGAAATACAAGATCAAATGAAAACTAGCAAAGTGAAATTATTATGGAATACAGCGAACATGTTTACAAACCCAAGATTTGTTCATGGTGCTGCAACAACAAACAATGCAGATGTCTATGCTTATGCTGCAGCACAAGTGAAGAAAGGTCTTGAAACAGCAGTTCAACTTGGATCAGAGAACTATGTTTTCTGGGGTGGACGTGAAGGATATGAATCTTTATTGTATACAGATATGGAATTTGAGTTAGATAATCTAGCAAGGTTTTATCATATGGCGATTGACTATGCGAAGGAGATTGGTTTTACAGGGCAATTTCTAATAGAACCAAAACCAAAAGAACCGACAAAACATCAATATGATTTTGATGCGGCTACTACAATTGCCTTTTTACAAAGATACGATTTACACCATTATTTTAAATTAAACCTCGAAGCTAATCATGCAACTTTAGCTGGTCATACGTTTGAACATGAATTAAGAGTTGCTCGTATCAATGGCATGCTTGGTTCTATAGATGCCAATCAAGGGGACTTATTACTTGGATGGGATACAGATGAATTTCCTACAGATTTATATTCTGTAACCTTAGCGATGTATGAAATTCTCAAAAATGGTGGATTAGGATCAGGTGGTGTGAATTTTGACGCAAAAGTAAGAAGAGCTTCCATTGATCCAGAGGATTTATTTTATGCACATATTGCAGGTATGGACAGTTTTGCAAGAGGACTTAAGTCAGCTGGGAAATTACTAGAAGATCGTGTATTGGATGGTGTAATTGAGAATCGTTATGACAGTTTTAAAAGTGGCATTGGTTTAGATGTCGTTTCTGGCAAAGCTAATTTCCACACTTTAGAACAATATGCATTGCAAAATAATGAAATTAGGAATAAATCAGGACGATTAGAGCAACTTCGCTCAATCTTAAATGAATATATTTTTTAA
- a CDS encoding ROK family transcriptional regulator, whose product MKITGDQNLIKKMNKTIVLDEVVNHEMISRAGISEKTGLNKGTVSTLVNELLENHLVYEAGPGKSSGGRKPVMLLFNKQAGYAIGVDLGVNYILSMITDLSGNIILQQKSSLHSLSTDEVISILIESIRNLIQKTPKSPYGIIGIGIGVPGIVNDEGTILHAPNLGWKDVRLKQILFEEFKVPIVIDNEANAGALGEKEYGKGKNIKNLIYISAGIGIGTGMILNNEIYRGYSGYAGELGHMTIEASGEQCSCGNTGCWELYASEKALLNQNQSLSHDEHKLEQYVQLASQGDQQVIEKFKKVGDYLGIGVSNIINTFNPELIIIGGRLSTAEPWIKCTTLSTVEKRTLTYHLKNTEIIFSDIGTKSAALGAASLVISSFFAEHEELI is encoded by the coding sequence ATGAAGATTACAGGCGATCAAAATTTAATTAAGAAAATGAACAAAACTATTGTTTTAGATGAAGTTGTCAATCATGAAATGATTTCAAGGGCTGGGATTTCTGAAAAAACAGGATTAAATAAAGGTACTGTTTCCACACTTGTTAATGAACTACTAGAAAACCATTTAGTATATGAAGCAGGGCCTGGAAAATCCAGCGGTGGCAGAAAACCAGTGATGTTATTATTTAATAAACAAGCAGGTTATGCAATTGGAGTTGACCTAGGTGTAAATTATATATTATCTATGATTACAGATTTATCTGGAAACATCATTCTTCAACAAAAAAGCTCTCTTCATTCACTTTCAACAGATGAAGTTATATCTATTCTAATTGAAAGCATTCGTAATTTAATTCAAAAAACCCCAAAAAGTCCTTATGGAATTATAGGAATTGGCATCGGTGTACCAGGGATCGTAAATGATGAAGGGACCATTCTACATGCTCCAAATTTAGGATGGAAGGATGTTAGGCTTAAGCAAATTTTATTTGAAGAGTTTAAAGTACCCATCGTCATTGATAACGAAGCCAATGCAGGTGCATTAGGCGAAAAAGAGTATGGAAAAGGTAAAAACATAAAAAACTTAATATATATTAGTGCTGGGATCGGCATTGGAACTGGGATGATATTAAATAATGAGATTTATCGTGGTTACTCAGGTTATGCAGGTGAACTAGGTCATATGACGATTGAAGCAAGCGGTGAACAATGTAGTTGTGGTAATACGGGTTGTTGGGAATTATATGCTTCGGAAAAAGCTCTATTAAATCAGAATCAATCTTTATCTCATGATGAGCATAAACTCGAACAATATGTTCAGCTAGCTTCTCAAGGAGATCAACAAGTAATTGAAAAATTTAAAAAAGTAGGGGATTATTTAGGCATTGGAGTTTCTAATATTATAAATACTTTTAATCCCGAGTTAATCATTATTGGAGGTCGGTTAAGCACTGCTGAGCCGTGGATAAAGTGTACTACACTATCCACTGTAGAGAAAAGAACTCTAACATACCATTTAAAAAACACAGAAATCATCTTCTCAGATATTGGGACAAAATCTGCAGCATTAGGCGCAGCTTCATTAGTAATTTCTAGTTTCTTTGCAGAACATGAGGAACTAATTTAA